A stretch of Rhizobium sp. TH2 DNA encodes these proteins:
- a CDS encoding DUF1236 domain-containing protein, giving the protein MNTKLFAAVALSLTFPAPYALADDVVVVPDTVTTYVTQQQVEDSTIDGDIVVGTALPDTVVIKNVPDNDEYGYAFVNKKRVIVSPKTRKVVRIVE; this is encoded by the coding sequence ATGAATACCAAGCTCTTCGCAGCAGTCGCACTATCGCTCACCTTCCCCGCCCCATACGCTCTCGCCGATGACGTGGTCGTCGTGCCGGACACGGTTACGACCTATGTGACCCAGCAGCAGGTCGAGGATTCCACGATCGACGGCGACATCGTGGTCGGCACCGCTCTGCCAGATACAGTCGTCATCAAGAACGTTCCGGACAACGATGAATACGGCTACGCCTTCGTCAACAAGAAGCGCGTCATCGTATCGCCGAAGACCCGCAAGGTCGTTCGTATCGTCGAATAA